Proteins from a genomic interval of Synechococcus sp. A15-28:
- a CDS encoding mechanosensitive ion channel domain-containing protein, whose amino-acid sequence MAANRPQGQQNGPDNLGLSVFRFRRRLGLWLTAALLALMPLVAQASILDFIPPSPAGSPAQQQDRQAQFEGKYELAKVRVLGVPAITVASPVQLGEPSGIEASLRARVIEGNLRALYDPNQLCSFGERLSEWMLDRLLQSDAHVCTAGQRYGLDRSGTPLTLEVLRDGSGPYQLAARLPGREQPFPLLTVTRADAEINGARELALAQAWRERLEGRLNHARRIYAPPQLARRFRLVVVTELMLLLLFAAMLLLWRRLRQRTSRLHGELRAKGRSDRRGETRLHAEQALTIAVLLLLLMLYLLVLMIGVLVVAIPGKVPLGIELVLQPSLAVIKFLAVTLATFLLRSLSTFLLSQWSGDVDVPRRLQARRQQRYRSLLSTTHRLINVVGIGVVLLWVLLDVPGVRSASVSLVLAGGALLGALAFVFQGLLRDFSAGLVMLLEDRYAVGDWIEVAGIEGEVIEMGLFSTQIRCLDQRMNILDNSSILQMRNHTKLRSGSLVTFVISHRQTDLEIVYRTLSLEIEDFCVDPVWGNRLLGDPILRGIKRTTALGVQMQVLLVTRAGEQWTTEREFQRRALRALHRRGVQLADGLDLGSVLPGTAGGR is encoded by the coding sequence GTGGCTGCGAACCGTCCTCAGGGACAGCAAAATGGTCCAGACAACCTCGGGTTGAGCGTGTTTCGCTTCAGACGACGCCTGGGTCTTTGGTTAACGGCAGCGCTGTTGGCGTTGATGCCCCTGGTGGCTCAGGCCTCGATCCTCGATTTCATTCCACCAAGTCCGGCGGGCTCCCCTGCGCAACAACAGGACAGGCAGGCGCAGTTCGAGGGGAAATACGAGCTGGCCAAGGTTCGGGTTCTGGGGGTGCCTGCCATCACCGTTGCCAGCCCGGTACAGCTGGGGGAGCCGAGCGGGATTGAGGCGTCGCTCAGGGCCAGGGTGATTGAAGGGAATCTGCGCGCCCTCTACGACCCGAACCAGCTCTGCAGTTTCGGCGAGCGGCTCAGCGAGTGGATGCTGGACCGCCTGCTTCAGTCCGACGCTCACGTCTGCACGGCGGGTCAGCGCTACGGCCTGGATCGTTCCGGCACGCCACTGACCCTGGAGGTGCTGCGGGACGGCAGTGGTCCCTATCAGCTGGCGGCGCGGTTGCCGGGACGTGAGCAACCGTTCCCACTTCTCACCGTGACCCGTGCCGATGCCGAGATCAATGGGGCGCGGGAGCTCGCGCTGGCCCAGGCCTGGCGGGAACGCCTGGAGGGGCGCCTGAACCATGCCCGGAGGATCTACGCACCGCCGCAGTTGGCCCGACGCTTCCGTCTGGTCGTGGTGACGGAACTGATGCTGCTGTTGTTGTTTGCGGCCATGCTGCTGCTCTGGCGCCGACTGCGGCAACGCACCTCACGCCTGCATGGCGAGCTTCGGGCCAAGGGCCGTTCTGACCGCAGGGGGGAGACCCGGTTACACGCCGAACAGGCTCTGACCATCGCTGTGCTGCTGCTGCTGCTGATGCTGTACCTGCTGGTCTTGATGATCGGAGTCCTGGTGGTGGCCATCCCCGGGAAAGTTCCTCTAGGGATTGAGCTGGTGCTGCAGCCATCGCTTGCTGTGATCAAGTTTCTGGCGGTGACCCTGGCCACGTTCCTGTTGCGCAGTCTGAGCACCTTCCTGCTCAGCCAGTGGTCGGGGGATGTGGATGTCCCCCGGCGGCTGCAGGCCCGGCGTCAGCAGCGCTATCGCAGTTTGCTGAGCACAACCCATCGGCTGATCAATGTGGTCGGGATCGGCGTGGTGTTGCTCTGGGTGCTGCTGGATGTCCCCGGTGTGCGTTCCGCGTCGGTGTCGTTGGTGCTGGCCGGTGGTGCCTTGCTGGGAGCGCTGGCGTTTGTGTTCCAGGGATTGCTGAGGGATTTTTCGGCTGGATTGGTGATGTTGCTGGAGGACCGTTACGCCGTTGGCGATTGGATCGAGGTGGCGGGCATCGAAGGAGAAGTGATCGAGATGGGCCTGTTCAGCACCCAGATCCGCTGCCTGGATCAACGGATGAACATCCTCGACAATTCCTCGATCCTGCAGATGCGAAACCACACGAAGCTGCGCTCCGGAAGCCTGGTCACCTTTGTGATTTCCCACCGTCAAACGGATCTGGAGATCGTCTACCGGACGTTGTCCCTTGAGATCGAAGACTTCTGTGTGGACCCTGTCTGGGGCAATCGGTTGCTGGGGGATCCGATCCTTCGGGGCATCAAGCGCACCACGGCTCTCGGTGTGCAGATGCAGGTGCTGCTGGTGACTCGGGCCGGCGAGCAATGGACGACGGAACGGGAGTTTCAACGCCGTGCTCTGCGGGCGCTGCATCGCCGAGGGGTTCAACTGGCGGACGGGCTGGATCTCGGCAGCGTGCTGCCGGGTACGGCCGGAGGCCGCTGA
- a CDS encoding nucleoside triphosphate pyrophosphatase, protein MLLLASASPARRRLLELAQIPHRVRVSGVDESTIRNDDPSQLVQQLALAKASAVREDIDPDISLVLGCDSLLLFEGEVFGKPQDAEEAVARWRRMAGGSGSLLTGHALLVRGGENRLICISTRVHFAALTEEEIHAYVATGEPLHCAGGFALEGRGAPLIAGLEGCYSNVIGLSLPWLRTVLRDSKMVQTTSG, encoded by the coding sequence GTGCTGCTTCTGGCTTCTGCATCGCCGGCCCGCCGCCGGCTGCTTGAACTGGCGCAGATCCCCCATCGCGTGCGCGTCAGCGGCGTGGATGAAAGCACCATCCGTAACGACGATCCCTCCCAGCTGGTGCAGCAGTTGGCCCTGGCCAAGGCCTCTGCCGTTCGGGAGGACATTGACCCTGACATCTCCCTGGTCTTGGGGTGCGATTCGCTGCTGCTGTTCGAGGGGGAGGTGTTCGGCAAACCTCAGGATGCGGAGGAGGCTGTCGCGCGCTGGCGGCGCATGGCCGGAGGCAGCGGTTCGCTGCTCACCGGTCACGCCCTGCTGGTTCGCGGCGGTGAGAACCGTTTGATCTGCATCAGCACCAGGGTCCACTTCGCTGCGCTCACGGAGGAGGAGATCCACGCCTACGTCGCCACCGGGGAGCCACTTCACTGCGCCGGCGGTTTCGCTTTGGAGGGCCGCGGTGCTCCCCTGATTGCGGGATTAGAAGGCTGTTATTCAAACGTGATCGGTCTGAGCCTTCCGTGGCTGCGAACCGTCCTCAGGGACAGCAAAATGGTCCAGACAACCTCGGGTTGA
- a CDS encoding Npun_F0494 family protein, which yields MRCLPFSAALYRELQRQGLDADTIWQDKSRFGRGPTWPRDGEHLEDDLRWLITVGVLRREVDGQGLTSRFRLTPLGRDLLEARQAELLQPPGWNDRLRQALRRRWPF from the coding sequence ATGCGCTGCCTGCCCTTTTCGGCAGCGCTATACCGGGAGCTGCAGCGGCAGGGGCTGGATGCCGACACCATCTGGCAAGACAAGTCCCGCTTCGGTCGTGGCCCGACCTGGCCACGGGATGGGGAACACCTTGAAGACGATCTGCGCTGGCTGATCACCGTGGGCGTGCTGCGGCGGGAAGTGGACGGCCAGGGGCTCACCAGTCGCTTTCGACTCACACCCCTGGGACGGGATCTGCTGGAGGCCCGTCAGGCTGAGCTGCTGCAGCCACCGGGCTGGAACGATCGTCTACGGCAGGCGCTGCGGCGCCGCTGGCCGTTTTGA
- a CDS encoding cobyric acid synthase has translation MVLGTSSGAGKSLMTAALCRVLRRHGEQPLPFKGQNMSNNAWVDADGGEMAYSQAMQAWAAGLEPCCAMNPVLLKPRGDSTSEVIHGGRSVGLARAEHYYRDWFRPGWQAIRSGLSELQQRWPQGRLVLEGAGSPVEVNLQRRDLTNLRLAQYLRANCLLVADIERGGVFAQIVGTLALLRPVERHLIKGILINRFRGRRELFDEGRSWLEQHTGVPVLGVMPWLNDLFPPEDSLDLLERKPSRGPTDLEIAVLKLPSISNFSDLDPLEAEPSLRLRWVHPGDSLGSPDAVLLPGSKQTLRDLEALRSSGLDRQLVEFTSRGGSLLAICGGMQLIGRALHDPDQLEGGDGVGPWPGLGLLPLTTRFGGTKALRQREVQALWPETTPISGFELHHGSTQASDDLLPLCHEPGLGWWSSTPSGGTIIGTYLHGLLDNGPWRRHWLNQLRKRKGLTDLATNLPNHGEHRHQLLERLADAFEQHVDLSPLLQS, from the coding sequence ATGGTGCTGGGGACCTCCAGTGGTGCCGGCAAATCCCTGATGACCGCCGCCCTCTGCCGGGTGCTGCGCCGCCACGGTGAACAACCCCTGCCGTTCAAAGGGCAGAACATGAGCAACAACGCCTGGGTGGATGCCGATGGCGGCGAGATGGCGTACTCCCAGGCGATGCAGGCCTGGGCTGCCGGTCTGGAGCCCTGCTGTGCGATGAATCCGGTGCTGCTCAAGCCGCGGGGCGACAGCACCAGTGAGGTGATCCATGGCGGCCGCAGCGTTGGCCTGGCCCGAGCAGAGCATTACTACCGCGACTGGTTCCGTCCCGGCTGGCAGGCGATCCGCAGCGGGTTGAGCGAGCTGCAGCAGCGGTGGCCCCAAGGCCGGCTGGTGCTGGAGGGGGCCGGCAGTCCGGTGGAGGTGAATCTGCAGCGACGGGACCTCACCAACCTGCGACTGGCTCAGTACCTCCGCGCCAACTGCCTGCTGGTGGCGGACATCGAACGCGGCGGCGTCTTCGCCCAGATCGTCGGCACGCTGGCACTGTTGCGCCCGGTGGAACGGCACTTGATCAAAGGCATCCTGATCAACCGTTTCCGCGGGCGACGGGAGCTGTTCGATGAAGGGCGCAGCTGGCTGGAACAACACACAGGCGTTCCGGTGCTTGGCGTCATGCCCTGGCTGAACGATCTGTTCCCACCGGAGGATTCCCTCGATCTGCTGGAGCGCAAACCGAGCCGAGGGCCCACCGATCTGGAGATCGCGGTGCTGAAGTTGCCGTCAATCAGCAACTTCTCCGATCTGGACCCATTGGAAGCAGAACCCAGCCTGCGGCTGCGCTGGGTACACCCTGGCGACAGCCTCGGAAGCCCTGATGCTGTGCTGCTGCCCGGAAGCAAACAGACCCTGCGGGACCTCGAGGCTCTGCGCAGCAGCGGACTGGACCGTCAACTGGTGGAATTCACCAGTCGTGGAGGCTCACTGCTGGCGATCTGCGGTGGCATGCAGCTGATCGGGCGCGCGTTGCACGACCCAGATCAACTGGAGGGAGGCGATGGGGTTGGGCCCTGGCCCGGGCTCGGGCTGTTGCCCCTCACCACGCGCTTCGGTGGAACAAAGGCCCTGCGGCAACGCGAGGTGCAAGCGCTCTGGCCGGAAACAACCCCGATCTCCGGCTTCGAACTGCACCACGGCAGCACCCAGGCCAGCGATGACCTGCTGCCGCTCTGCCATGAGCCGGGTCTCGGCTGGTGGAGCTCAACGCCATCTGGTGGGACCATCATCGGCACTTATCTGCATGGTCTTCTCGACAACGGCCCCTGGCGGCGTCATTGGCTGAATCAACTGCGCAAACGCAAGGGGCTGACGGACCTGGCCACCAACCTGCCGAACCATGGGGAGCACCGCCATCAACTGCTCGAACGCCTGGCCGATGCCTTCGAGCAACATGTGGACCTCTCACCCCTGTTGCAGTCGTGA
- a CDS encoding 2Fe-2S iron-sulfur cluster-binding protein, whose protein sequence is MSSIAVRWPDGHTTQETVGSDWLQAAAKAGVAIPTGCLGGSCGACEIELNGKVVRACISTVPPSKSGQLSVDFATDPHW, encoded by the coding sequence GTGAGCAGCATCGCCGTGCGCTGGCCGGATGGCCACACCACACAGGAGACCGTTGGCAGCGACTGGTTGCAGGCTGCTGCCAAGGCGGGGGTTGCCATTCCCACCGGATGCCTGGGGGGCAGCTGCGGCGCCTGTGAGATCGAGTTGAACGGCAAGGTGGTACGGGCCTGCATCAGCACGGTGCCACCTTCAAAATCTGGACAGTTATCGGTGGACTTCGCCACCGATCCCCACTGGTGA
- a CDS encoding chloride channel protein yields the protein MTQLRLSALALLTGAISGAGVALFMGLIGLMTQALWGDPVVEGLDRQIPWVWSLSICSGIGVVLSQLHRAGEHTLLPELPETIADLRDPDHAPPRNNVQAILGAALAQIGGGSIGPEALMTRLAAVISQRIWRGRDHDLKLAATAGSLGLFGFPLLGGAVVQTSQRRDLIARWTPGTLGGLAGFAAFHGIDQASGGSLQRMAYSWPSNLGDDLGTLSSGAMAGVVGWGLGWLLLRWRSWLEPRQLLAHWRWWPALTGLLLGITMHWLPLVPFAGEEQLRPLLEGAGSTNAFLLIISAIVKLLLLGLCLETGWRGGIFFPLFLVACAAGVGLHELSPNLGSLGSWCGGITGAIYLTVLRSPLVALILGLGLLQGHGATAVLVGVAVAWLITHRSPPGNAPPPARQTPDSPGCPEPQW from the coding sequence GTGACTCAGCTTCGTCTCAGCGCGCTGGCCCTGCTCACAGGAGCCATCAGTGGAGCAGGGGTCGCCCTGTTTATGGGGCTGATCGGCCTGATGACCCAAGCGCTCTGGGGGGATCCGGTGGTGGAAGGGCTGGACCGGCAGATTCCGTGGGTCTGGTCGCTGTCGATCTGCAGTGGCATCGGCGTGGTGCTCAGCCAGCTGCATCGCGCCGGTGAGCACACCTTGCTGCCGGAGCTGCCGGAGACGATCGCCGATCTGCGGGATCCAGATCATGCACCACCTCGCAACAACGTCCAAGCCATCCTCGGTGCCGCACTGGCCCAGATCGGCGGCGGCAGCATCGGCCCAGAAGCCCTGATGACCCGCCTGGCCGCAGTGATCAGTCAACGGATCTGGCGGGGGCGAGACCACGACCTCAAGCTGGCCGCCACCGCCGGCAGTCTTGGCCTGTTCGGCTTTCCACTGCTGGGGGGGGCTGTCGTTCAGACCAGTCAGCGGCGTGATCTGATCGCACGCTGGACACCCGGCACCCTCGGGGGATTGGCAGGTTTCGCCGCCTTCCATGGCATCGACCAGGCCAGTGGCGGCAGCCTGCAGCGCATGGCCTACAGCTGGCCCAGCAACCTCGGGGATGATCTCGGCACCCTCAGCTCAGGGGCCATGGCCGGTGTGGTGGGTTGGGGCCTCGGCTGGCTGCTGCTGCGCTGGCGGAGCTGGCTTGAACCGCGGCAGCTCCTGGCCCACTGGCGCTGGTGGCCGGCGCTAACGGGGCTGTTGCTGGGCATCACCATGCACTGGCTGCCCCTGGTGCCCTTCGCTGGAGAGGAGCAACTGCGTCCGCTGCTGGAGGGTGCAGGCAGCACAAATGCCTTCCTTCTGATCATCTCGGCGATCGTCAAGCTGCTGCTGCTGGGCCTCTGCCTGGAAACCGGCTGGCGCGGCGGCATCTTCTTCCCACTGTTCCTGGTCGCCTGCGCTGCGGGTGTCGGCCTGCACGAGCTATCGCCAAACCTGGGCAGCCTGGGGAGTTGGTGCGGTGGCATCACCGGCGCGATCTATCTCACAGTGCTGCGCTCACCCTTGGTGGCCTTGATCCTGGGCCTTGGTCTGTTGCAGGGCCATGGCGCCACAGCCGTGTTGGTGGGTGTGGCCGTGGCCTGGCTGATCACGCATCGCTCTCCACCGGGTAATGCCCCTCCACCTGCCCGGCAAACACCCGACTCGCCCGGATGTCCGGAGCCTCAATGGTGA
- the cbbX gene encoding CbbX protein, whose protein sequence is MPSSVDLAANYAESGVAQVLEQLDQELIGLVAVKTRIREIAALLLVDQARQQLELPSTAPSLHMSFTGNPGTGKTTVAQRMSQILHRLGYLRKGHVVTASRDDLVGQYVGHTAPKTKEMLKRAQGGVLFIDEAYYLYKPDNERDYGAEAIEILLQEMESRRGDVVVIFAGYKDRMDRFYSSNPGLSSRVPHHLDFPDYSDADLMAIAGLLLDAQQYRFSAEAEQAFAEYIALRRQLPFFANARSIRNAIDRARLRQANRLFARMAEALTKDDLITIEAPDIRASRVFAGQVEGHYPVESDA, encoded by the coding sequence ATGCCCTCCTCGGTTGATCTGGCGGCGAATTACGCCGAATCCGGCGTGGCTCAGGTGCTGGAGCAGCTGGATCAGGAGCTAATCGGCCTTGTGGCGGTGAAGACGCGGATCCGTGAGATTGCCGCCTTGTTGCTGGTGGACCAGGCGCGACAGCAGCTGGAACTTCCCAGCACAGCCCCAAGCCTTCACATGTCGTTCACGGGCAATCCCGGCACGGGAAAGACCACGGTGGCGCAGCGGATGTCGCAGATCCTGCATCGCCTCGGATACCTCCGCAAAGGCCATGTGGTGACGGCCAGCCGCGACGATCTGGTGGGGCAGTACGTCGGGCATACCGCTCCCAAAACCAAGGAGATGCTTAAGCGAGCTCAGGGGGGTGTGCTGTTCATTGATGAGGCTTACTACCTCTACAAGCCAGACAACGAAAGGGACTACGGCGCTGAGGCGATTGAGATCCTGCTGCAGGAAATGGAGAGCCGGCGTGGCGATGTGGTGGTGATCTTCGCGGGATACAAGGACCGGATGGATCGCTTCTACAGCTCCAATCCGGGGCTCTCCTCCCGGGTGCCCCATCACCTGGATTTCCCGGATTACAGCGATGCGGACCTGATGGCGATCGCCGGGTTGCTGTTGGATGCGCAGCAGTACCGCTTCAGCGCGGAGGCCGAGCAGGCCTTTGCCGAGTACATCGCACTGCGGCGCCAGCTGCCCTTTTTCGCCAACGCCCGCTCCATCCGCAATGCCATCGATCGGGCCCGGTTGCGGCAGGCCAACCGCCTTTTTGCGCGCATGGCCGAAGCGCTCACCAAGGATGATCTGATCACCATTGAGGCTCCGGACATCCGGGCGAGTCGGGTGTTTGCCGGGCAGGTGGAGGGGCATTACCCGGTGGAGAGCGATGCGTGA
- a CDS encoding 4a-hydroxytetrahydrobiopterin dehydratase: MDQWQERKRPVCLERRFEFDGYSSTRDFLDKLGEHSEATQRFPDISFGSTYVNITLRPEADGDEAQLSEADHAFAAQIDALLG; the protein is encoded by the coding sequence ATGGATCAGTGGCAGGAACGCAAGCGTCCGGTCTGTCTGGAGCGACGCTTCGAGTTCGATGGCTACAGCTCCACCAGGGATTTCCTCGACAAACTGGGCGAGCACAGCGAGGCCACCCAGCGTTTTCCGGACATTAGCTTCGGGAGCACCTATGTGAACATCACGCTCCGGCCCGAGGCCGATGGCGATGAGGCGCAGCTGAGCGAAGCCGACCACGCTTTTGCCGCCCAGATCGATGCCCTCCTCGGTTGA
- a CDS encoding CO2 hydration protein, protein MTTTLKPTPAAPPLLPDQEELIRRLLSDTPLLKDTPDHLLQVVNVLESYGIVLDAYSKNLVDQGETQLLNPFPVFRFFHEGFNLKRLWKHLLGDRINFEYAEYCQKAMFWHGTGGLDAYLDTPEFAETCQRIIQRKASRDPLLALTNRLYPGFAPESIRSLTTIYCLGLFWRVMSDLFVDMARRYAIKEITCVRDVVHHIRDGLVAAAGNPITYKVTVGGEEIWVLPPEAGLTFLVDVAVPYVEAVFFRGMPFLGTVSYNAQARQISPDISDFKYGALYADPIPSMGAGIPPSLCMQDMYRHLPDELSRWYDDNGRGQTDVHVQICVSFQKSMFCVTNGAIAGTMLHPLDTDDPDQQAANRAYAETWSARLMGCQRVALL, encoded by the coding sequence ATGACCACCACCCTCAAGCCCACCCCAGCGGCACCTCCGTTGCTGCCGGATCAGGAGGAACTGATCCGTCGGCTGCTGAGCGACACGCCGCTGCTCAAGGACACGCCGGACCATCTGCTCCAGGTGGTGAATGTGCTGGAGAGTTACGGCATCGTCCTGGATGCCTACAGCAAAAACCTGGTGGATCAGGGGGAGACGCAATTGCTCAATCCCTTCCCGGTGTTCCGCTTCTTTCATGAGGGCTTCAATCTGAAGCGGCTGTGGAAGCACCTGCTGGGGGACCGCATCAACTTTGAGTACGCCGAGTACTGCCAGAAGGCGATGTTCTGGCACGGCACCGGAGGTTTGGATGCTTACCTCGACACGCCTGAATTCGCTGAAACCTGCCAGCGGATCATTCAACGCAAGGCTTCGCGGGATCCGTTGCTGGCGCTCACCAATCGCCTTTATCCAGGATTTGCTCCTGAATCGATCCGATCGCTCACCACGATCTATTGCCTCGGTCTCTTCTGGCGGGTGATGAGTGATCTGTTCGTCGACATGGCCCGTCGCTATGCGATCAAGGAGATCACCTGCGTTCGCGATGTGGTGCATCACATCCGCGACGGATTGGTGGCTGCGGCCGGCAACCCGATTACTTACAAGGTGACCGTGGGTGGTGAGGAGATCTGGGTGTTGCCTCCCGAGGCCGGTCTCACCTTTCTGGTGGATGTGGCCGTGCCTTACGTGGAAGCCGTGTTCTTCCGCGGCATGCCGTTCCTGGGAACGGTGTCCTACAACGCCCAGGCCCGTCAGATCTCACCGGACATCAGTGATTTCAAGTACGGCGCCCTTTACGCCGATCCGATTCCCAGCATGGGGGCGGGCATTCCTCCGAGCCTGTGCATGCAGGACATGTACCGCCATCTGCCCGATGAACTCAGCCGCTGGTACGACGACAACGGCCGGGGGCAGACCGACGTGCACGTTCAGATCTGCGTCAGCTTCCAGAAGTCGATGTTCTGCGTGACCAATGGCGCCATCGCCGGCACCATGCTCCATCCCTTGGACACCGACGATCCAGATCAGCAGGCGGCCAACCGTGCCTACGCCGAGACGTGGTCGGCGCGGCTGATGGGCTGCCAGCGGGTGGCGCTCCTCTAG
- a CDS encoding NADH-quinone oxidoreductase subunit M has protein sequence MLLSLLLLIPLLGALALILWPGSPTSNRLREVSIVLLAVQCVASFALLLPFDPTDAGLQLIEQARWVHAIGLDYALAVDGLSLPLVLMNGVLCLVAAIASRSIENRPRIYFALLLVISGAVNGAFLSQNLLLFFLFYELELIPLWLLIAVWGGANRAYAATKFLIVTAVSGVLILAAFLGLAFVSGTMDFSLQPILAGELGMTAQLVLMGALLIGFGIKIPLFPFHTWLPDAHTEASTPVSVLLAGVLLKLGTYGLLRFCLGLFPEAWQLASPWLAAWAAISVLYGTLAAIAQTDMKRMVAYSSVGHMGYVLLAAAAATPLGLMGALFQMVSHGLISGVLFLLVGVVYARTGTRDLNVLRGLLNPQRGLPLTGSLMIIGVMASAGIPGMAGFISEFLIFRGSLQPFPIATLLSMVGSGLTAVYFLLLVNRAFFGRLAIAPGEVVNPRILDRVALREQVPAIALSLGVLALGLAPELLSNLSEAATTGLSQISGGLS, from the coding sequence ATGTTGCTTTCCCTGCTGCTCTTGATTCCCCTGCTGGGGGCACTGGCCTTGATCCTCTGGCCGGGATCACCCACCAGCAATCGGTTGCGCGAGGTGTCGATCGTGTTGCTGGCCGTTCAATGCGTGGCCAGCTTTGCCCTGCTGTTGCCCTTCGACCCCACGGACGCCGGACTTCAGCTGATTGAGCAGGCCCGCTGGGTCCATGCGATCGGTCTGGATTACGCCCTGGCGGTGGATGGATTGTCCCTGCCCCTGGTGCTGATGAACGGGGTGCTCTGCCTGGTGGCCGCCATCGCCTCGCGTTCGATTGAGAATCGCCCCCGCATCTACTTCGCCTTGCTGCTGGTGATCAGCGGTGCGGTGAACGGTGCCTTCCTGTCTCAGAACCTGCTGCTGTTTTTCCTGTTCTACGAGCTGGAACTGATTCCGCTGTGGTTGTTGATCGCTGTCTGGGGTGGTGCCAATCGGGCCTATGCCGCCACCAAGTTTCTGATCGTCACGGCGGTGTCCGGTGTGCTGATCCTGGCGGCCTTCCTGGGGCTGGCGTTCGTCAGCGGCACGATGGATTTCAGCCTGCAGCCGATCCTGGCCGGTGAGCTCGGAATGACGGCGCAGCTGGTGCTGATGGGTGCACTGCTGATCGGTTTCGGCATCAAGATTCCCCTTTTCCCCTTCCACACCTGGCTTCCGGATGCCCACACCGAGGCCTCGACGCCGGTGTCGGTGCTGCTGGCCGGGGTGTTGCTCAAGCTGGGGACCTACGGCCTGCTGCGGTTCTGCCTCGGACTGTTCCCGGAGGCCTGGCAGCTGGCCTCCCCCTGGCTGGCGGCCTGGGCCGCGATCTCGGTGCTTTACGGCACCCTGGCCGCCATTGCGCAAACCGACATGAAGCGGATGGTGGCCTACAGCTCAGTTGGCCACATGGGCTACGTGCTGCTAGCGGCGGCCGCCGCCACACCGCTGGGCTTGATGGGTGCCCTCTTCCAGATGGTCAGCCATGGCTTGATCTCCGGAGTGCTCTTTCTGCTGGTTGGAGTGGTCTACGCCCGCACCGGCACCCGCGATCTCAACGTGTTGCGCGGTCTGTTGAACCCGCAGCGCGGACTACCGCTGACCGGCTCTCTGATGATCATCGGTGTGATGGCCAGCGCCGGTATTCCTGGCATGGCGGGCTTCATCTCCGAATTTCTGATCTTCCGCGGAAGCCTCCAGCCTTTCCCGATCGCCACATTGCTGTCGATGGTGGGCTCTGGTCTCACGGCGGTGTATTTCCTGTTGCTGGTGAACCGCGCGTTCTTCGGTCGTCTCGCCATCGCCCCCGGCGAGGTGGTGAATCCCCGTATTCTCGACCGTGTTGCCTTGCGGGAACAGGTGCCTGCCATTGCTCTCAGCCTTGGTGTTCTCGCCCTTGGCCTGGCGCCGGAACTGCTGTCGAACCTCAGTGAAGCAGCCACCACGGGGCTGAGTCAGATCAGCGGAGGACTTTCATGA